In the Ilumatobacteraceae bacterium genome, one interval contains:
- a CDS encoding thermonuclease family protein → MTPIRPALAGLCVGAALTACGGATPAASTSVPGAVEANAVVAYVVDGDTIDVMIDGTEERVRLTGIDTPEVAHGASGSRPATIGECFGDEATGFTESLLPVGTPVRLERDIVGRDDYGRVLAYVYRADDGIFVNYEIVRQGYAQPLTIPPNVTFADLMVDAARAAEADDVGLWSACR, encoded by the coding sequence GTGACGCCGATCCGGCCGGCGCTCGCCGGGCTGTGTGTGGGCGCGGCGCTGACCGCGTGTGGCGGGGCGACCCCGGCGGCGAGCACCTCGGTGCCGGGTGCCGTCGAGGCGAACGCCGTGGTCGCGTACGTGGTCGACGGCGACACGATCGACGTGATGATCGACGGCACCGAAGAGCGGGTGCGTCTCACCGGCATCGACACACCCGAGGTCGCGCACGGCGCGTCCGGTTCTCGCCCGGCCACCATCGGTGAGTGCTTCGGCGACGAGGCGACCGGATTCACCGAGTCGCTCCTGCCGGTCGGCACTCCGGTCCGGCTCGAACGCGACATCGTCGGACGCGACGACTACGGCCGAGTGCTCGCCTACGTCTACCGCGCCGACGACGGCATCTTCGTCAACTACGAGATCGTCCGGCAGGGGTATGCCCAGCCGCTCACGATCCCACCCAACGTCACGTTCGCCGACCTGATGGTCGACGCCGCTCGCGCCGCTGAGGCCGACGACGTCGGGCTCTGGTCGGCCTGTCGTTGA